A DNA window from Rhineura floridana isolate rRhiFlo1 chromosome 11, rRhiFlo1.hap2, whole genome shotgun sequence contains the following coding sequences:
- the LOC133366527 gene encoding zymogen granule membrane protein 16-like yields the protein MFCFTLLAVLCCGITIHAGAIQPRSSSYSGEYGGGGGKRFSHSGNQLDGPITAIRIRVNRWYIVGLQVRYGREWSNYVGGSSGDLEEIFLHPGESIIQASGKYKSYVRKLVFVTDKGRYFPYGVDTGISFNAAPLYPNTVLRYFSGSSGSVIDAIGFHWDYYPTDCPSCGK from the exons ATGTTTTGTTTCACGCTCCTCGCTGTACTTTGTTGTGGCATCACCATCCATGCAG GGGCCATTCAACCACGCTCTTCTTCCTACTCTGGCGAGTATGGCGGGGGAGGCGGAAAACGCTTTTCACATTCTGGAAACCAGCTGGACGGACCAATAACTGCAATCAGGATTCGGGTTAACCGGTGGTACATTGTGGG tctccaggtcCGTTACGGCCGGGAATGGAGTAACTATGTTGGTGGCTCATCTGGTGACCTGGAGGAAATCTTCCTGCACCCAGGCGAATCCATCATCCAGGCCTCTGGAAAATACAAATCCTACGTCCGCAAACTTGTGTTTGTCACTGACAAGGGGCGCTACTTCCCTTATGGGGTGGACACAGGCATCAGCTTCAACGCAGCTCCGCTCTACCCAAACACCGTCCTGCGTTACTTCAGTGGTAGCTCTGGTtctgtcattgatgcaataggTTTCCACTGGGACTACTATCCTACCGATTGCCCCAGTTGTGGAAAGTGA